The following are from one region of the Chanos chanos chromosome 10, fChaCha1.1, whole genome shotgun sequence genome:
- the atg2b gene encoding autophagy-related protein 2 homolog B isoform X1, with translation MPWPFSESIKKRACRYLLHRYLGNFLQEKLSLDQLSLDLYQGTGSLAQVPLDKWSLNEILESVDAPFEVTEGFIQTISLTVPWASLLQENCALEVRGLEMVFRPHPRIASGVEPMYWSSFMTSSMQLAKECLSQRLTDDVGESFQPLEGLEKFAETIETVLRRVKVTFVDTLLKIEHVPENSKTGIALEIRINKMVYCDEMAEEGSSVNVHQPTTFAHKNLMLEGVTVFWDEFSEMSRAGLKSSPTQTETEPKLSPSWNPRIICEPHPQFTEPVSMTTPFEPVQIGCLSGRLELSLVLKQNEAMPGAKLDVDGQIESFIMLLSPRQVHLLMDMFGVFSCSGQDWPGLHKDRKSRPMQQEDEYRLQMELNRCLKKETMATATDQDLFDSQTTRTVSSREDVFFSMADMDMSHSLSPLPPLGDPPTVDLDLSLNSNYSATLGESPSGTTATVWDEYMDVPRQREKQAQEVPHLSRDPQLPHKLLRQTSHPSKGHCDESRPELVFRLNVGSLGVSVLHIDPLPPPDSSQSPLAPMASEFFRIVSSDQLKAGDFLQSRAVFDQACPHDHLRFVGQGLKVTYEHCQGCSLRMLNTDVSLGNLELLECLFPTESPSNTAQRAAQYTELLTFTVPVSSDCPLPPCLHLHYKLTERRGPQGSQVRLSTMPRKADFQVELGQARSECDISIVDRLNSLLQPQKLVTTEMMASHMYTSYNKHVSLHKAFAEVFLDDTRTPAQCQVAVSVNAPLLVLVVRFPIPDLRSDQERGPWFKKSLQKEVLCLELEDLELKTEFSGGSSPEQTKMELTFRELSGSFQHDKDHAASKFFRVAHSMDEDMASSDSGKFDWPRVVLKVNPMAVHSILERITAEEEEEEEVEGHSQEEEEEEGAAHSLKGVCDFGKPEPSPFSSRRVMYENEEMVIPGDVVEMTEFQEKTMSNSRFILELSFPNVQLSLPNKAFYEKLHNRINNDLLLWEPTAPSPVETVENMPYGVGLSVASQLINTYSKDSFSQFRSTGPEEDESGSEDESLQFYSTADLGYRSRRKKKNKMQTKNSQSLFSLILSVNHGLVTLQTEAKLEDKTVLKNKHGEFWMELKNGILFSVTQYEGCKDQHYVCFHTSNVCLCHHGTVDGDVPAWDVKLPHRIRPTFLEPAVYASESAPDRTSPSEGLGLEPHSMLSVAVKISAHNMERNVKEFLIAVGMRGATLQHRVVPPSLGWYDQIVDFLNVSDEPVLGYTPPSSVTTLHLHLWSCSLDYRPLYLPVRSLLTVETFSISSSVSLDHSSSTLRIILDEAALFLSDKINAVSVNLARDYVQVVDMGTLELRIMAVKPGADGEMKEPRFELRCSSDVIHIRTCSDSCAALMNLIQYVASYGDLLPPSGMEARTSSSSKQRAKPEAPCRPPSQAPLLPEAEQQMLQDLMSDAMEETDSQQNHTLQQNGIHLDLMQDHDPPRSDLFLFPDESGNLTQEPVPTFITLHSPLISPPAPSLAHDTDDFCILETPGSRATERDEEPVVRKLTSDPVQVKENYFSEPQEGVSSSRGQMHFPVPEVRYLVREISVVWHLYGGKDFSSGTYMSSPARSRGATPHSSPSQTAGRQPRSGSRAGGGWGRNPDVLMEIQLSKVKFQHEVYPQVPLEPGSMADQPVSRQVFVVQDLEIRDRLASSMMNKFLYLYSSKEMPRKAHSNMLTIRALHMCPEAGQAPQECCLRVSLMPLRLNIDQDALFFLKDFFTSLAAEVELFSPPEQDALCVLMKKPPGPEVSCSFSKQSGGTSQDPAPIISVPAQTRTSQNGLSSSSKDDSTEAESASASFTDQPLFFREFRFTSEVPIRLDYHGKHMAMEQGTLAGIVIGLTQLNCSELKLRRLCYRQGLLGVDKLFSYAINEWLNDIKKNQLPGLLGGVGPIHSLVQLVQGFRDLVWLPIEQYRKDGRIVRGFQRGTASFGTSTAMAALELTNRMVRTIQAAAETAYDMVSPGPDERECKKIKRFSHYRLAHQPVDLREGVAKAYSVVKEGITDTAFTIYDTATREHEQRGMTGAVGGVLRQLPPAVVKPLIVATEATSNVLGGMRNQIHPDARQEESQKWRQGEE, from the exons ATGCCTTGGCCTTTCTCGGAGTCAATAAAGAAGCGAGCATGCAGATACCTGTTACATCGTTACCTGGGCAATTTCCTTCAGGAAAAGCTAAGCTTGGACCAGCTAAGTTTGGACCTTTATCAGGGAACAGGCTCGCTTGCCCAGGTTCCATTAGACAAATGG TCTCTCAATGAAATCCTTGAATCAGTGGATGCACCATTTGAGGTGACAGAGGGCTTCATCCAGACTATTTCACTTACTGTGCCATGGGCCTCCCTGCTCCAAGAGAACTGTGCTCTGGAGGTGAGAGGCTTGGAGATGGTGTTCAGACCACACCCTCGCATAG CATCTGGCGTGGAGCCCATGTATTGGTCCAGCTTCATGACCAGCAGTATGCAGCTAGCCAAGGAATGCTTGAGCCAGAGACTCACTGATGATGTGGGAGAAAGCTTCCAGCCTTTGGAAGGTCTAGAGAAGTTTGCAGAGACCATAGAGACAG TTTTGAGAAGAGTCAAGGTCACTTTTGTGGATACCCTTTTGAAAATCGAACATGTTCCAGAAAATTCCAAAACTGGTATTGCCCTCGAAATCCGTATCAATAA GATGGTTTACTGTGATGAGATGGCAGAGGAAGGTTCCAGTGTGAATGTTCATCAGCCAACAACATTCGCCCACAAAAACCTGATGCTTGAGGGAGTCACGGTCTTCTGGGATGAGTTTTCTGAGATGTCCCGTGCTGGTCTAAAGTCCTCTCCCACTCAAACA GAGACGGAACCTAAGCTGTCCCCAAGTTGGAACCCCAGAATCATCTGTGAGCCGCATCCCCAATTCACAGAGCCcgtttccatgacaacaccTTTTGAACCTGTGCAGATCGGCTGTCTCAGTGGCAGGCTGGAACTGTCCCTGGTGCTAAAGCAAAATGAAGCCATGCCCGGTGCAAAG TTGGATGTTGATGGACAGATTGAGTCGTTTATCATGCTGCTTTCTCCACGGCAAGTCCACCTCTTGATGGACATGTTTGGAGTCTTCTCCTGTTCAG GGCAAGACTGGCCTGGATTGCATAAAGACCGGAAAAGTCGTCCCATGCAACAGGAAGACGAGTACAGGCTCCAAATGGAGCTCAATCGCTGCTTAAAGAaggaaaccatggcaacagccacAGACCAGGACCTGTTTGACAGTCAGACCACCAGAACCGTGTCCAGTCGAG AGGATGTATTCTTTTCCATGGCTGATATGGACATGTCTCACAGCCTATCACCTCTACCACCTCTTGGGGATCCGCCCACTGTGGATTTAGACCTTTCACTCAACAGTAATTACTCTGCTACCCTAGGGGAGTCTCCATCTGGTACTACAGCA ACGGTTTGGGATGAGTATATGGATGTCCCgaggcagagggagaaacaggCCCAGGAAGTCCCCCACCTGTCCAGGGACCCCCAGCTCCCCCACAAACTGCTCAGACAAACCT CTCATCCTTCTAAGGGACACTGTGATGAGTCCAGGCCAGAGCTTGTGTTCCGGTTGAACGTTGGCAGTCTGGGAGTGTCTGTTCTGCATATTGATCCCCTCCCTCCACCAGACTCCTCCCAGAGTCCTCTCGCACCAATGGCCTCAGAGTTTTTTCGAATAGTCTCCTCCGATCAGTTGAAAGCTGGAGATTTCCTCCAATCGAGGGCTGTGTTTGACCAAGCCTGCCCGCATGACCACCTCAG GTTTGTAGGGCAGGGCTTAAAGGTTACCTATGAGCACTGTCAGGGTTGCAGTCTGCGGATGCTCAACACAGACGTGTCACTGGGTAACCTGGAGCTGCTGGAGTGTCTCTTCCCCACAGAGAGCCCCAGTAACACAGCTCAGAGAGCAGCCCAGTACACTGAG CTCCTGACCTTCACTGTCCCAGTGAGCAGTGATTGTCCTTTACCCCCCTGTCTCCATCTGCACTACAAACTAACAGAGCGCCGAGGTCCTCAG GGCAGTCAAGTGCGACTGAGCACAATGCCCCGTAAAGCAGACTTCCAGGTGGAGCTGGGTCAGGCCAGGTCAGAGTGTGACATCAGCATCGTTGACCGGCTGAACTCTCTACTGCAGCCTCAGAAGCTGGTGACCACAGAGATGATGGCTTCACATATGTATACCTCGTATAACAAGCACGTTAGCCTG CACAAGGCCTTTGCAGAAGTGTTTTTGGATGACACCCGCACGCCAGCCCAGTGTCAGGTAGCTGTGTCAGTAAACGCTCCCCTGCTGGTCCTAGTGGTGCGTTTTCCCATTCCTGACCTCCGCTCAGACCAGGAGAGGGGCCCCTGGTTTAAAAAGTCCCTACAGAAGGAGGTTCTGTGTCTGGAACTGGAGGACCTGGAGTTAAAAACAGAGTTCAGTGGAGGCAGCTCACCAGAGCAGACCAAAATGGAGCTCACATTCAGAGAGCTCAGTG GATCTTTCCAGCATGACAAAGATCACGCTGCGTCCAAGTTTTTCCGAGTCGCTCATTCCATGGATGAGGACATGGCATCATCTGACAGTGGCAAATTTGACTGGCCCAG GGTGGTACTGAAAGTGAATCCTATGGCTGTGCACTCCATCCTGGAGCGTATAACCgcggaggaggaagaggaggaggaagtaGAAGGTCATtcacaggaagaggaggaagaagagggagcTGCTCACTCACTTAAAGGAGTATGTGATTTCGGCAAACCTGAACCCTCCCCATTCTCCTCACGACGGGTCATGTACGAGAATGAAGAG ATGGTCATCCCGGGAGATGTTGTGGAGATGACTGAATTCCAGGAGAAAACAATGAGCAATTCCCGGTTCATTCTAGAACTTTCTTTTCCCAATGTCCAGTTATCTCTACCTAACAAGGCCTTCTATGAAAAACTACATAACAG gatAAACAATGACTTGTTGCTTTGGGAGCCCACGGCGCCCTCCCCTGTGGAGACGGTCGAGAACATGCCGTACGGTGTGGGGCTCTCTGTGGCCAGTCAGCTCATTAACACCTACAGCAAAGACAGCTTCAGTCAGTTTCGCTCCACCGGCCCAGAGG AGGATGAGAGTGGATCAGAAGACGAGTCCCTACAGTTCTACTCCACTGCCGATCTCGGTTAccggagcaggagaaaaaagaaaaacaaaatgcaaaccaaGAACTCTCAGAGTCTCttttcactcattctttctgtcAACCATGGTCTGGTCACACTGCAGACTGAGGCCAAG CTGGAAGATAAGACAGTGCTGAAAAACAAGCATGGAGAGTTCTGGATGGAGCTGAAGAATGGGATTCTGTTTAGCGTGACGCAGTACGAGGGCTGTAAAGATCAACactatgtgtgttttcacaccagtaatgtctgcctctgtcaccacg GCACAGTTGATGGTGATGTCCCAGCGTGGGATGTGAAGCTGCCACATAGGATAAGACCGACATTTCTGGAGCCAGCCGTCTATGCCTCAGAATCAGCCCCCGACAGAACATCTCCCTCTGAGGGCCTCGGTTTGGAGCCTCACAGCATGCTGTCCGTCGCTGTAAAAATCTCTGCCCACAACATGGAACGCAATGTCAAG GAGTTCTTGATTGCTGTGGGAATGAGAGGAGCTACCCTGCAGCATCGAGTGGTGCCCCCCAGTCTGGGCTGGTATGACCAA ATAGTAGATTTCCTAAATGTGTCAGATGAGCCAGTTTTGGGCTACACTCCTCCTTCCTCTGTGACTACCCTTCACCTCCACCTGTGGAGCTGCTCGCTGGACTACAG GCCTTTGTATTTGCCTGTTAGGTCTCTGCTGACAGTAGAGACCTTCAGCATATCCAGCAGTGTGTCTTTAGaccactcctcctccactctcag GATTATTCTAGATGAAGCAGCATTATTTCTCTCTGATAAAATCAATGCTGTGTCAGTTAATCTCGCCAGAG ACTACGTGCAGGTGGTTGACATGGGAACTCTGGAGCTAAGAATCATGGCGGTCAAACCAGGAGCAGATGGAGAGATG AAAGAGCCGAGGTTTGAATTGCGCTGCTCCAGTGATGTAATTCACATTAGGACATGTTCTGACTCCTGCGCTGCACTAATGAACCTTATCCAGTACGTGGCCAGTTATGGGGATTTGCTTCCCCCTTCTGGAATGGAGGCCAGAACCAGCAGCAGCTCCAAGCAAAGAGCCAAG ccTGAGGCGCCCTGCCGTCCTCCTTCCCAGGCTCCTTTGCTCCCTGAGGCAGAGCAGCAGATGCTGCAAGACCTAATGAGTGATGCCATGGAGGAGACAGACTCCCAACAAAACCACACGCTGCAGCAGAATG GCATCCATCTGGATTTGATGCAGGATCACGACCCTCCTCGCTCGGATCTCTTCCTTTTTCCGGATGAGAGTGGGAACCTGACGCAGGAGCCTGTTCCCACCTTCATCACCCTTcactctcctctcatctctccccCCGCCCCCAGCCTGGCCCACGACACCGACGACTTCTGCATCCTCGAGACCCCTGGATCCAGAGCAACG GAAAGAGATGAGGAGCCGGTGGTGCGGAagttgacctctgaccctgttCAAGTGAAGGAGAACTATTTCAGTGAGCCGCAGGAAGGCGTCTcgtccagcagggggcagatgCACTTCCCTGTCCCTGAGGTCAGATATCTTGTGAGGGAGATCTCTGTGGTCTGGCACCTCTACGGAGGAAAGGACTTCAGCAGCGGCACATACATGTCCTCACCAGCACGCAGTCGAGG GGCCACCCCCCACAGTTCCCCGTCTCAGACAGCTGGGAGACAGCCCAGGAGTGGCTCACGGGCAGGTGGAGGATGGGGAAGAAATCCGGACGTGCTGATGGAGATCCAGCTTAGTAAG GTGAAGTTCCAGCATGAAGTTTACCCACAGGTTCCACTGGAACCGGGCTCCATGGCCGATCAGCCAGTGTCACGACAGGTCTTTGTGGTCCAGGACTTAGAGATCCGTGACAGACTGGCCTCCTCAATGATGAACAAATTCCTCTACCTGTACTCCAGCAAAGAGATGCCCAGGAAAGCTCATTCGAATATg TTGACAATCCGGGCGTTACACATGTGTCCAGAGGCAGGCCAGGCCCCGCAGGAGtgctgtctgcgtgtgtctctgATGCCGCTCCGTCTCAACATAGACCAG GATGCTCTGTTCTTTTTGAAGGACTTTTTCACCAGTCTCGCTGCTGAAGTAGAGCTGTTCTCCCCTCCAGAGCAGGATG ctctgtgtgtgttgatgaagaAGCCTCCTGGTCCAGAGGTCTCCTGCAGCTTCTCCAAACAAAGTGGAGGAACAAGCCAAGACCCTGCGCCCATCATCTCTGTACCAGCCCAAACGAGGACCAGTCAAAATGGCCTGAGCTCCTCTAGCAAAGATGACAGCACAGAAGCAGAGTCTGCCTCCGCATCCTTCACAGATCAGCCTCTGTTCttcag AGAGTTCCGATTCACATCAGAAGTGCCAATCCGACTGGATTACCATGGGAAACACATGGCCATGGAACAG GGCACTCTTGCTGGCATTGTGATTGGGCTGACACAGCTAAACTGTTCTGAACTCAAACTACGGCGTTTATGCTACAGACAAGG ACTGCTTGGAGTAGACAAACTGTTCTCCTACGCTATTAATGAGTGGCTGAATGACATAAAGAAGAACCAGTTGCCAGGACTGCTCGGTGGAGTTGGACCCATCCACTCTCTGGTTCAGCTGG TTCAGGGCTTCAGGGATTTAGTCTGGTTACCCATTGAGCAGTACAGGAAAGACGGGAGAATTGTGCGTGGTTTCCAGCGGGGCACCGCCTCCTTTGGAACCTCCACTGCTATGGCAGCACTGGAGCTCACGAATCGTATGGTGCGAACCATCCAG GCAGCAGCAGAGACAGCCTATGACATGGTGTCCCCTGGACctgatgagagagagtgcaagaagATTAAACGATTCTCTCATTATCGATTGGCTCATCAGCCAGTGGACCTCAGGGAGGGCGTGGCCAAAGCATACAGCGTCGTGAAAGAG GGCATTACAGACACAGCCTTTACCATCTATGACACGGCCACTCGTGAGCACGAGCAGCGTGGGATGACCGGCGCCGTGGGCGGAGTTTTGCGACAGCTTCCCCCAGCTGTCGTCAAGCCTCTGATCGTTGCCACGGAGGCCACGTCTAACGTGCTGGGAGGCATGAGGAACCAAATTCATCCAGATGCCAGACAGGAGGAGTCGCAGAAATGGCGGCAAGGTGAAGAATGA